Part of the Henckelia pumila isolate YLH828 chromosome 2, ASM3356847v2, whole genome shotgun sequence genome is shown below.
TTTTGATTCTTCTTGTCTTTGGATTGACAGGGTTTGGCCCAATACAGGGAAAAGTTGGATGAGATGCTTCAGTCCCAATCATAAATGTAAAAACAGATATATATTCTTCATATTCGTAGCTTGTATTTTTGTGTCCTTTGGTTAGAGCTTGTACCTGTGTCTGCAACAGGTTGTGTTTGTTTTGTACTCTGTCAAGGACTGGACTGGACTGGACTCCTCGTATAATAATATCCTATCCTATCGTATGTGTGTAAGATCTTTAATTACAGTCTTTAATAGAAACTTTCTTGGGTCAaattctaataataataatattattattatgagtCTTATAGAAATATTTCAATTTGTGTATATTCTCGACATGACTCAAGAGTCCAGAATCATCACATTGGGCCTGGTTTAAAGTGATCCAATTAGAAAGCCCAATTTCAGATTATTTTAcgatcaaaatcaaattttgGGTAAATTTTGTGCTACTAGTCAGGGACCAGTGGTCCATCTAAAATTTTGTTTCTCAAACATTCAAATCCGATTACGCCCTCTCGTTATAAAATCCCAAGTCCACGTCTACTTGCAAATTGCAATGCAcgaatttataaatatattcaataaTCAATACTATATGTTTACAATTTTattgatgaaatttttttatcctaaaataatctttattttaaatatttcaattCTATCGTTTTAAAGTTTTAGAtcagaaaaattattaattcacaactaataaaaacaattatcgtgtttaaataattatttcaatcATGAAGAGGCATTAGTTATCTATTACATATAGTAATCATATAAgactttaaaaaaaactatagtGATTGTAATTAAAAACATAATAGATTTATTGTAAGATGGTCTCACGGATATTTTTTTCGTGATATGGGTTATTTTGCCTCATATCTACGATATCGAAAGATAATACATTTGACatgaaaaaaatactttttcatAATCATGTCGAATAAGAGCTTCTtctcacaaaattaacccgtgatatgagtttttgtgttaaaaatatataatgatTGTAACACGAACAAATTGGCCTTCTAATATGTATGTATACGCGCTGCTGCAACTCATAAAGAATGCATATTTAACTATCAAAGTGAAAGTAGTGATCCAACCATAAAACTTAATTATTGTGGTGAAagccaaaataaataaatataaaaaataaaaataaaaatctatcaTATATCCAATATGAATGGTCGGCACGCAACGACATGTGAATTGTGATGAAGTATTAATATTGCATTCAGGATGGACAAGTGTTTATTAATTTCTTGTAACACACATATTCATTCAATCTCTACTTTCACCCAACCTATAAACTGAAATATTACCACGTCCTAATTAAGCTTCTTGTTTTGCTGATTCTGTGCGCTAGCTAGTACAAGAATTAGATGGTAAAAATAATATGTATGATGTAATTTCGATATTcgatataatttatattaaaaaaaaagaaatattttaatataaaaaaaatataatttgtaCTCAGATAAGAATCAAGTCGTCGTCCGTTTCAGAAGGTTGCTAATCACTTCCTCTTCGCCATCATGTGACAGAGAAATGACTATAAGATTTTTCTTTTGATCttcaaattataatttatccaaaatcatgCGATTATGACACTTCAAAAAAATTGTCTTCCCATCGATTATCCCaagataatatattttattttgatgcaAAATAAAATTACGGTGGTTGTGttactatataatatatattagaaaccatgcacacgcgttgcgtgtgtaacaTAATAAATGAACATGATATATTTTTAATGTGtaatgaattttaaaatataatttattagttGACATTTGACCATATATAACGTGACTGTTATGTTAATGTGAgtgggtatttttattttgatttggagTGCGAATATATGAAAATTGAGATAGAGAAAAGATGGTGGTATAACTGTGACGCTTAGTGCTTTTTCCCCCACGTTTTTTTGCAAGCTAATTAAGAATGAAAGTTATGGCAAAGGAATGTTGCGGTTaagtttggttttatttttaattttattgtttttttttctgattttttttatgacCATACCAAGAAACCACACTATGGTCCTTTTACATAATAaataagaatatatatatatatatatatatatatatatacaattttgctatcctgcccactcaccgtgtccacctaatgtgcccaccataaggtgacactcaactattggatgtgatgaattgtgcgtccaatagttgagtgtcacctcatggtgggcacattaggttggcacggtgggtgggcaggatatcaaaactctctatatatatatttgaagtaTTGAAGATAAATACAACCAATATTAATTTCACAAAACGTCTTCAAAGTTTCATATTTCGACATTCTAACTTATGTAAATCtgtgttaattgtttatttatttttacatgTTAGATTTCTCCACAGTATTTATTTGGCTACATGATATCCAGTTCAACATCTGAGATTGATACTTTATCCTACTACGTacgtaattaattaattctgaTAATTTTTGTCTAATACTTTCTCAGTTCCAAAATCCCATCGTTATACGTTATAATCAAATCATAATACCAGTGGCCCATCTCGAAATCctgtaaaaaaaacaaaacaaatattaAAGTTGGCAGAGCATTACAATCACAAAATATCTAAGCTATAGTGCATGAATCATGGTACAGTTATAATCaacatgataatatatataaatttatacttTCTTCAAGCAATTTAATGATAAGctttatcactttttttttttttttttttttaatattttggtcaGTGTTTTAATTGATGATAACTCGAGTGGATCCCGCCATGTTTATCTGTGTGGATGGTCGATCGATGGAGGGGCCATGAAACCCAAGCACCACATGATGTACACATATATATctatgtatatattatatatggtCCTTGTTTTGTAGATATATATACTAATTGCCAGATTAGAGCatcaaattaatatatatacatgggtCTACCTGATCAAAACAATTGTGGGGATATAATCTGTTTGTCGAACGGagcaacaacaataacaacaacaacttcGAATCTGATGCAATGTATATTTACAGTAATCTGAtgcacattttttgtttttacatGTATAGGAGAAAAAAGGAtatacaaaatgaaataaattaaataagagcTGGAATTAATATATGATTCTGTTCGGTTCTTGTCCCTGTCTAATCCTTACTGTGAGTGATGTTAATACACCTAATACTGTCCTCTATATTATAAAGTAGAGATTAATGAAGCATGCAAAACATATAAATCTCTACGTTTGGTGTatataattcatatatatataataatcatGTTtcttaatttttagttgatttacaaacaaaatatttaaaatatacgtTTTGTGTAGTAGATGTAAGCACAATTTCCACCACACAATTAAAAGCGAGCCAAGAGTTGAACTCTTTTTCTTTAAGACAAATTTTGCCCCGCCTAGGTGCTAACGGGATTGTGCAAAAAGtctcccaagatagaacgctTTCCAACTTTGAGTAGCAGCACTGCAGACTCAAAGAACTTCGAACAGAAGTGCTTTAAGAAAACTCAGACTCGATATATGAGTATGCAAGAGAGAAGAGAAGAACTGAATGAGCGAGTTGGAATGAATGCAGGGgccatctatttatagatgttgGACGGCTGCCTCGGACGGTTGCATCCCTTCGATGCATGCATGGCCGAAAAGTTGCAATGGTCCGGTCTGAAGAGATGCACTGGTTCGAGCCCAAAATTCACGTCCGTTCACAAGGAAAGATGCACTGATTCGGATGAAAGGACACACTGTTTCTGCATGCACTGTTCTgacatgcaaaataaatatttaatttatttgtctaaaaaatttaaacatgtGCCAAGCCAAGCCAAGCCAAGCCCAAGCCCGTGACCGTGCCGTGCCGTGCCGGCCGGACGGCGGCGGCGGCGCGCGCATGTGGCtaatggttcgaacctagcctagACTAGGTCCGCTCCCTTGAACAAACATGGGTATCCCTTGGGACCCCAACCCATTGTTCAAACTTGAGCATTATATATTGTCATCCTTTCCCTTATTTTACCAATGTGGGACAATGAGCATTTATCTCATTCACCACTTTCCAACacattttccaacaatcccccacatgaatgtgaTTTATGCGAATATGTATGCAGATGCTAAAACAGAGTTTCTTACGAAAAATTATTGCATGGGGAGAGGTAGCTTGCGGCTTTGAACCTTCCTTAGtgaaatactatcggatttactaggcTGCCTAGTGAacgtgatgtcttgaactattcAGCCGTtgatgtaaaccaagacaacagTATTCACACAATAATTTTTCTCACACTTTATTTGTTCTCATGGTTTTGTCCATTTTGGCCCTGGACAACATCTTGGATTCTTAAGTGTTTCGTTGAAGCGGCCCGTCTTCACACTTAAATAGGTGACCTCCTAGTATATGAGTATCCTGTCATACCCTATTTCATAAAGAaatataggaatcattaaaagttttgttaaaacttaacctcactacTTGCACAGGTTGCACTTTTATCCTAGGAATGAGAATAGAACAAAGTTCTGAGTGCACGTGAACGTTCATAACTTAattgtcccattgaaccaagatcttgggatctccaatcTACAAGGTTGGGTTTCCGCTATgaatattctttaattttgtaGGTTTTAATCCCATtcctcttgataagcagttaACTTGATCTCGTCCTAAACCTTTTGTCAACGGATCGGCtaagttatcttttgattttacataatcaacTGCGATAACTCCATTTGAGATCAACTGCCTAATGGTATTATGTCTTCGACGTATGTGTCTtgacttaccattatacatactactttgtgcccTACCAATAGCCGCTTGACTATCGCAATGTATCATAATTGCTGGCACTGGTTTCATCCAACACGGAATATCCTCTAGGAAATTACGAAGCCATTCCGCTTCTTCTCCCGCTTTGTCTAGAGCTATGAATTCCGATTCCATAGTTGAACGAGCTATACACGTTTGTTTAGAGGATTTCCATGATACAGCTCCTCCACCGatggtgaacacatatccacttgtGGACTTAGAGTCTTTTGTGTCGGatatccaatttgcatcacagTATCCTTCTAGTACGGAAGGATATGTGCTATAATGTAATCCATAGTCCATtgagtactttaagtatttaaaCACTCTTTCTAATGCTTTCCAATGATCATGACTAGGATTACTTGTAAAtctactcaatttatttattgagtatgcAATATCAGGACGAGTACAATTTGTAATATACATTAGACTCCCAATTATCCTTGCATATTGCTGTTGAGATACGGGTTCACctcgatttttggataaatgtaAACTTAAATCCACTGGTGATCTTAACGGTGTGACGTCATATGCGTTGAATTTCCTAAGTACTTTCTCAATATAATGAGATTGTGTTAGGACAATTCCTTCAGGCGCTTTTACAatcttaattcctaagataacGTCTGCTTCTCCCAtatctttcatatcaaaatgttttgTCAACATTTTCTTAGTTTTCATGATTATATCATGATTACTACCCATTATGAGCATGTCGTCTACATATagacaaacaattacatatgagTCATGTGTGCCTTttatataaacacatttatcacaCTCATTAATCTTGAATCCATTTGACATCATTGTTTTGTCAAATTTTTCATGCCATTGTTTAGGAGCTTGTTTTAGCCCATACAACGATTTAATGAGTCGACACACTTTTCTTTCTTGACCGGGAGCAATGAATCCTTCAGGTTGtgccatatatatttcttcctctaactcaccatttaaaaaggccgttttaacatccatttgatgtatttcgagattatttaaAGCAGCAATTACTATAAGTACTCGAATAGACGTTATTCTTGTAACAGGTGAGTATGTGTCGAAGAAATCCAACCCTTCTTTTTGTCTAAATCCTTTGGCCACTAaccttgctttgtatttttcaacagatccatcagctttgtattttctttttaggatccatttgcatcctaaaGGTTTGCTTCCCGGTGGGAGATCTACTAACTCCCAAGTATGATtttgcatgatggaatctatttcaCTTTTTATGGCCTCTTTCCAAAGTGGAGCATCAGGACTGGATAGCGCTTCACTTAAAGTCCTTGGATCATTTTCTATAGCATAActtagaaaatcaggaccaaaagTTTTAGCTATCTTAGCTCTTTTACTACGCCTTGGTTCTTCGTTTTCATGAGTTTCCTCATTTGTAGATTCATGAGCTCGTTTAATAGAACTCGTTTCTTTCTCTTCCTTAGAAGGAAAGATGTTCTCAAAAAAGGCAGCATTCCTTGATTCAATAATTGTATTTTCATGTATATCAGGAATCACTGACTTGTGCACTAGGAATCTATATGCACTACTGTTGTTTGCATATCCAATGAAGATGCAATCTACAGTCTTAGGTCCAATCTTcacttgttttggctttggtatttctactttcgccaaacacccccacactttcaagtatttgtatGAGGGCTTATGTCCTTTCCACAATTCGTAAGGAGTTTCATCCTTCTTTTTATGTGGAATTTTGTTAAGTATATGATTTGCCGAAAGTATTGCTTCCCCCCACAAGTTTTGGGGAAGTCCAGAACTTATTAGCATGgcattcatcatttctttcaaaGTACGGTTTTTCCTTTCCGCAATGCCATTAGATTGTGGTGAATAAGGAGCagttgtttgatgaataatgccagtttcattgcaaaattcttcaaacggAGCAACATATTCACCTCCTCTATCACTGCGATTTGTTTGCCTAATTGATTTTTGACTTCAGTCTTATAGGTCTTAAATGCTTCAAGAGCTTCATCTTTGCTTCTTAAAAGAAACACATAGCAGAATCTTGTGCAATCATCTATGAATGTAATAAAGTACTTTTTCCCACCTCTAGTTTGTACAAACTTTAAATCACAAACATCGGTGTGAATTAGTTCTAGAGGTATTGTACTTCTTTTCACTGTGTGAAAAGGTACTTTAGTTAATTTAGCTTCAACACATACTTCACATTTATAGTTTGAATCAATCTTAGTCCTTGGAATAAGATTTAGTTTTCCAAGTTTTCGCAAagtgttgaagttaacatgtcctaatctagtatgccataaattagaacattcaATCAAGTAATTCAAAGCATTAACTTTATTACTTTCAAGATCACGAATTACAGTCATTACATTCATTTTGAACAGTCCCTTTTCTATATATCTTTTTCCTAGGAACTGTCCATTTTTCATGATTACAACTTTGCCGGCTTCAAACACTATTCTAAATCCGGCCTTGACCAGTCTAGACCCCGATACAAGATTCTTTCTTATGTCCGGAACATGGAGGACATCGATGAGAGTAAGCTCTTTTCCCGAAGTCATCTTGATCACCACTTTGCCTAGTCCAACGATCTTAGAAGTAGCATTGTTACCCATATAGAGCTCTCGTCCACTTATAGGAGTATACTTCGAGAATAGATCCTTGTCAGCACAGACATGTCGTGTAGCTCCAGTGTCGATAAACCATTTTGGGATGATCAACCATGTTAGCCTCAAAGATTACTGCTGACAAATCTATCTCGGACAAATCAATAGGCACAGATTTGTGTAGGACCACATTTGCCCGGTATTGATTGTCCTTCTTCGGTAAGCGACAATCCTTGGCTTTGTGGTTCGACTTTCCACAGTTCCAACATGTGCCTTTCCACTTCTTATTTTTCCCTTGCATCACATCTTTCCCAAACTTCTTCCTTTTCTTCATAGCATTCGGCTCTACCAAGTTTGCCTTTGCTTCCATCGGCATCTTACCAGCTTTGATTTCCGCTTTTCGATTGTCTTCTTCAATTCGCAGTCTGACAATCAAGTCTTCGAGCCCCATTTCCTTGCGTTTGTGCTTCAAATAATTCTTAAACTCCTTCCATAAAGGTGGCAATTTCTCGATTAATGCAGCCACTTGGAAGGACTCGCTGATCATCATCCCTTCAGCCATTATGTCATGTAGGATGATTTGGAACTCTTGCACTTGGCTAATCACCGTCTTGGCATCAACCATTTTAAACTCGAGAAACTTACCGACTACGAACTTCTTCGTGCCAGCATCCTCTGTCTTGTACTTTTTCTCTAAGGATTCCCACAGTTCCTTAGCAGTCTTGGTTGCAGAATATACACTATACAGCGTATTGTCCAACCCATTCAGTATGTAATTTCGGCACAAGAAGTCGCTGTGACACCATGCATCAAAGGCAGACCGCCTAGGTGCTAACGGGATTGTGCAAAAAGtctcccaagatagaacgctTTCCAACTTTGAGCAGCAGCACTGCAGAATGGTTTATCGACACTGGAGCATGCATGGCCGAAAAGTTGCAATGGTTCGGTCTGAAGAGATGCACTGGTTCGAGCCCAAAAGTCACGTTGCACTGTTCTgacatgcaaaataaatatttaatttatttgtctaaaaaatttaaacatgtGCCAAGCCAAGCCAAGCCCGTGACCGTGCCGGTCGGACGGCGGCGCGCGCGTGTGGCtaatggttcgaacctagcctagACTAGGTCCGCTCCCTTGAACAAACATGGGTATCCTTTGGGACCCCAACCCATTGTTCAAACTTGGGCATTATATATTGTCATCCTTTCCCTTATTTTACCAATGTGGGACAATGAGCATTTATCTCATTCACCACTTTCCAACACATTTTCCAACAGTAGATTCGAGATCAATGTGTATGGAAAAAAAAAGAGTGCCGAGGGAAATATATAGATAGCCGTGATCGAATATATGTAgcaaaaaagaaactaaaaaaaCTTGGAACGGAAACATACAAAAGTGAATAGCAAATGTAATAAAATGGAATAAAGTCGTAAAATCAATAATTCGGGATGTCTCCATCTACTTTTGTAAGTGGGGGCATTGATTGCATTTCCGAATATATTATTCCAAGGCAAAAAAGAAAATATGAGTGGAATAAAGATGGACTTGACTGTCTCTTCCCCAACTCCAGCATAAGTTCTGTATatctcctaattaatttagtttcctctctttaaaatattaattaatgttAAAAAAGAAAGTACGTACAATTTAATTTCTCCCCGAAGATGTTGGTAATTATTTTACGAGAAAAGAACAAAAGCTAGCTAGCTAGAGCTCATCGGTGTTTATTGATCAATACCCCACAAAAACGTTTCGACGCATTCAATTATTATATTGCAGATCTAAAATAGACCGTGACATAAAACGAAATACcaacaaacaaaaaacaaaaacataaattaaggaacatattgaattgattatatagattgaattgaaaggGAATAGAGTCCCGATTGGCGCCGTAGATTAGAGCCGATGGGGATCTACTTTTTGCAAGTGGGACTAGTACTGGCCGGTGACCAATCTACCGGAGGAATTTAATCGGGATAATACAAGTAATATTAATACTaccttatattattatttacatGCACAACTatattagtatatatattacACAAATAATATGTGTAACGGGAATATTACAATTTTCTCGCAATAcactttattgattcttgatttAGTTCTTATTCTCTGTAATATTATGTTCATACGCTGAATCAAATGGTGTGAAGTGAagttcttttcttttttaaaaaaatgaaatcgTAGAGCATATATGGTATTCgtaacatcaaaatcaaaatcagtgtatgtatatatatatatatatatatttttcactcAAATGCTCGCATAcacaataattaattttttaatatctgCGAAGAAATTTTACTCTTTTTAAAACAAGGATAACAAATTTTAGACGATATGAGAAGCTGCAAAACCCGCGAATCATTAATTATGTGAGACACACATAATTAGGGGTGGGTCGGTACGGTATACGTATCGAAAATCGAATAacgtataccgtaccgaaaaaatcGGTATCGAATTTTTTCATATCGATACCGTACCGCATatcgaattttcggtataccgaactTTCGGTATGACGAAAATCTATACCGTGTACCTATaccgaatttaaaaaaaaatcggtataccaaaaactcgtcggtataccgaaaaaattcGGCATACCGGCAAAAAAGTCGGTAccgagttttttttttgtataccgaaatttttcatatatatattttttaaaaaaaatattttttggaatATCGGTATATACCGAAATattgggaaaaaaaatttaacataccgataccgatactGATACCaaaccgaaattttcggtataccgatttttttcgATAATTTTGGTAATTTTTCGATACAATTTTCCGATATTTCGATATTTTTTCCCCAACCCTACACATTATGCATATAGGTCATCTGGCACTAATATAGGATAAAGTGTTTTGTTTGTTCATTAATTATAGTAGTATTTCCTTTTGACTTTTTCAGACTCAAAAAGTTGGATGAAGTGATAAatccatattttaatttttttttggttcgtaaaatggaaaaagaaaaaaaaagaagcacTAAGTtattcgttttttttttctatggaTCATAATTCATACACACCACTGTTGAAGTGAAAAATACGCATGAAAGGAATTGGAAAATACATAGTGATATTGTGGCAGGCTACACAATCCGAGGAGACGCTAATTATATAACTTTTTTTTAGACATTTCATATCCAAAAACGCGTTGCGAAATTTGAAACTTGTGACTTGTTTCTCTTTAAATaacatataataatataataataacaggAAATTGCTCATTAATAGGTATGTAAGTGAACTTGGTAAAGCCTAGAAGGTGGAAGATTCATGTATGTGATTCAATTTTGTGGCTACTTTTTCGAGTGGGGCCAAGATTAATTGCGTGCCCAATAtttttacaatatatatatatattttttgaggtCATAGTGATAATATAATTCATTTCATATACCTTTTTAAATGATAAATTTGTGAACGCTGTACAACACTGTAATCGTACACATCTTTGCGTAACTCGATTTCAAAATTACTATtgttatttgttttaaaaaaaatttattattattattttgacaaGAAATATAACATTTTATTGATGTAAATCAATATTCCTTATTGCAATATTTATCAATGAAAATTTCCAGATAAACACTAAGACATCGTTTGGTTCATGGATTGGATGATGATGGATAAATAATCTAAGGATTTTAAAtcaatatacttggattagaaAATGTTGCATGATATCAATCCTTGAAAGAACTTGAGCAAAAAATTAGACATAAAAAAGATGATTAAATAGATACTGATACATGGAAaaaacaatcaaattttgagagaaaaacttGACCATTTCATTGATCGATCTCCTAACACGAGTTAATGAGATAAACAGGTAATTCAATTGGAAATGTACAATTACTTTTAAGTCTCGTTTCTAAAAAACTATGTCCCCATTAGGCTTAGTAAGATCGCAATCGTGTCCTCGTTTTTTGAAAATTACGTGATTTAGTAAAACTATCTAATTTAGGTTTAcatacataaatgtcatttatcTCCCAGCGTTCCACCTCTCTaatctaaatatatataaagtttAATGATGATCACAACTTAATTTATTGATTACTCAGCCGCTTcacagaaaaaaataataataaaaatcaaaacgtgtatataataataataataataatattattattattattattattattattatttgtatgATATTAtacaatataaaataatatttatttgtttgtttgtttgggTACCTTATCACTTTGGTGACCCGACTTGGAACCACAACCCACGCTAAAACCTAACCAGGGTTTAGCTTAACGCCTCGTTGACGCCGTCAAGAGTTTGATACACCATTGCTTTGTCGGTTACCAAAGCCACGTGGTCGAATATTACACAGAAACGCACATGACCTGCGGTTTATTTTTTTGACACGTGGACCCCCTTTGGCTAGGCTAGTGTATTCTAGGGTTTTTTGCTATTGTAAACGCGACTGTTAATTACTATCGATTTTAtgagtaaaataaattaaatataaaacaaCATTGAAttctattttatttgaaatttgatccGGTATTTTAATTTGTGGCTGACGCACCGTTTAGTTTGAGTGATGATATAAgtaatacatagataagtaatatagtgtaataaaaaataaataagaaatgatacttaaaataattaatatttgatttaattgatagattatagtttatttgatttgaataattaaattttatataaaactattaaatgactattttgttttttaacaataaataaaataaaaattatattatttataagggataatatagtaatttaaattcaatgatttgatttatgtattataaataattaatgatttgattgatgtaaaataaatagttaatatattaataagtaatatgataaaaaaaacgtGAGATGTGATAtgatgagttatacatatattactAATATGATGAACAAAACGATACCTTTAATGTCTTATTTTATgtgattaatatatatatacacgagtAATATGTTAGCATATCTTGGAAATCTTAAATTTCTTTAATACGAGATATGTTTTGTGTTAAATTCTTGTGAAATTATCTCACGAATTGATTTTATGAAATGAATCTCTTATTACATTCTACTTact
Proteins encoded:
- the LOC140878310 gene encoding uncharacterized protein — protein: MHAPVSINHSAVLLLKVGKRSILGDFLHNPTAKELWESLEKKYKTEDAGTKKFVVGKFLEFKMVDAKTVISQVQEFQIILHDIMAEGMMISESFQVAALIEKLPPLWKEFKNYLKHKRKEMGLEDLIVRLRIEEDNRKAEIKAGKMPMEAKANLVEPNAMKKRKKFGKDVMQGKNKKWKGTCWNCGKSNHKAKDCRLPKKDNQYRANVVLHKSVPIDLSEIDLSAVIFEANMVDHPKMVYRHWSYTTCLC